Within the Candidatus Micrarchaeia archaeon genome, the region ACTGGTTGTGCACCACTGCTGCAAGCACGAGCGGAGAGTATCTTTTCATATTCTTCGCATACCATCTTACGAGCTCGTTGAGCATGCCTCTGACTTCTGCAGACGGCGCGCCCCGGTGAACGATGTTTCCGCGTGCATCTGCAACCACAACTTCAACTCCTTTTTTCCGAAATTCTCCGGCGAACATTTTCGAGTTCTTGAACACTATCCTGTGTAGTTCGAGAATCAGTTTGAGGGAGATGTGTTCCTTCGCCTTCCTCACGTATCTGATTGCTTCGGCCACGCCATATGTTTCGGCTATCTCTTCCTTGGACCGGTCTCTGGGCCATTTCCTTTTTTCCAGCACGTCCGCGACTTCCTTAGCCTCAACGGTCGAGCCCTCTATCGCGTTAGTATCATAGGTGAAAGCTTCCGTGAACCTGGCCCATTCTTCTTCGGAAAGATGCGAGATTCCCAGTCCACCCTTCGCTTCCAGGGTTTTCAGCCCTTCAAGTTCGGACGGGGA harbors:
- a CDS encoding Fic family protein → MHVEIRESGEHRKYYLAHSYRKNGRVLKLRFYLGLDLNEAEVEVRKKIGEKEILERIARLNAIQDPYITALSPSELEGLKTLEAKGGLGISHLSEEEWARFTEAFTYDTNAIEGSTVEAKEVADVLEKRKWPRDRSKEEIAETYGVAEAIRYVRKAKEHISLKLILELHRIVFKNSKMFAGEFRKKGVEVVVADARGNIVHRGAPSAEVRGMLNELVRWYAKNMKRYSPLVLAAVVHNQFENIHPFQDGNGRVGRLLLNNILLKHNMPPLNIELRNRREYYDALQTYEKEHNLRPTIELMLKEYRNLKKMLKKA